A region of the Roseobacter denitrificans OCh 114 genome:
TGAGCGATCTGGCCGCGCGCACCTTTGTGCCCGAAAGTGCCGCCTCACGCAGTGCCGGTGCCGGTGCCGGGCTGACGGATAACGATTAGATCGATCGCTCCGCCTCAAAGGGCGGGCGGTCGTAAACCACATGCGCCAGATAGAGGCCATGGGGCGGGCAAACCGGCCCGCAGGCGGCGCGGTCCCGCAAGGCCAGCGCCCTTGCCACATCCTGCGGTGTGGACGACCCGGCCCCAACCCGTTCCAGCGTGCCCACGAAGCTGCGCACCTGATTGTGCAGGAAGGATCTGGCGCGCACGTCGAAATGAATCTCACGGCCATAGGGCGTATCGACTTCGTTCACATCCAGCCGGTCGAGCGTTTTGACCGGGCTTTCCGCCTGACAGATGGTGGAGCGGAATGTCGTGAAATCATGCTGGCCGATCAGCAGCGCCGCGGCTTCGCGCATGGCGGTTACATCAAGCTTCTGTTTCACCTGCCACACCAACCCTTTTTGGTGGGTGGCCGGGGCGCGGCGGCACAGGATGCGAAACAGATACTGACGTTGGCGCGCGGAAAACCTTGCGTGCCACTCCGCGTCCACGGCTGTGCAGGCGGTGATGGCGATGGGCGCGGGTTTGAGGTGGTAATTCAACGCTTCCGACAGACGAAAGGGGTCCCAGTCGCGCTCAAGATCACAATGCGCCACCTGCGCGATCGCATGCACACCCGCATCCGTGCGCCCTGCAGCCGCGATCGTGTGCGGGCCCGGCGCGATCTTGCCCAACGCGCGCTCAATCGCCCCCTGAATGGTGGGGTGTTCTTTTTGACGCTGCCATCCGACAAAGGGCGCACCGTTATATTCGACTTTGAGGGCGTATCTGTGCATGGGCGTGGGCCTAGCCAACTCGCCCGCCAGCGTCAAATGGCTTTCTTGCTCTGGCGTGCTCGGGGATGCGCGCTTATGTAGGGCCAATCGAGAAGTTCAAAGGCAGACACGTTTTGGTTATATCGACACTCGCCGACACGGTGCTGCGCCAGATCGAAACGGTACAGAACTCGGTCAATGAGACCTTGTTCGAACCGGTGATACGGATCGGCGTTACGGGTCTGGCCCGGTCGGGCAAGACGGTTTTCATCACCTCGCTGGTTGCGAATCTGATGAACCGGGGGCGGATGCCGCATCTGGCCGCCGCTGCAGAGGCGCGCATCGAGGCCGCTTTTCTGCAACCGCAGCCCGACGATACGGTGCCGCGCTTTGATTTCGAGGCGCATCTGAGCGATCTGACAGGTCCCAAACCGCGCTGGCCCGACAGCACACGCGCGGTTTCCGAGTTGCGGTTGTCGTTGCGGGTGCGCCGCGCGGGGCTTTTGGCGGGGCTGCAGGGGCCGCGCACGATCCATCTGGACATCATTGATTATCCCGGTGAGTGGCTGCTGGATCTGGCGCTTTTGGACAAGGATTACGCCACATGGTCGCAGGAAACGCTGGCGCGCGCGGCTGAGCGCCCACAGGCGCAAGCCTATCTGGCGCAAAGCGCGGCCGTCGCAGCGGATGCAAAACTGGACGAACCGTTGGCCAAGGCGCTGGCGGCGGGCTTTACCGACTACCTCAATGTCGCGCGCCTTGCGGGATATTACGACTGTTCACCGGGGCGTTTTTTGCTGCCCGGTGATCTGGAGGGGTCCCCCGTGCTGACCTTTGCCCCATTGACAGGGGATGGAACAAATGCGCGCGGATCGTTGCGCCGCGAGATGGCACGGCGGTTTGAAGCCTATAAACGCGCGGTCGTGCGCCCGTTTTTCCGGGATCATTTTGCGCGGATCGACCGTCAGGTCGTGCTGGTTGATGCCTTGGGCGCGATCCACAAGGGCCCACGGGCAGTTGAGGATATGCGCGGGGCCATGGCAGACATTCTTGGTGCCTTCCGGCCCGGGCGCAACGCCTTTCTGA
Encoded here:
- the truA gene encoding tRNA pseudouridine(38-40) synthase TruA; translation: MHRYALKVEYNGAPFVGWQRQKEHPTIQGAIERALGKIAPGPHTIAAAGRTDAGVHAIAQVAHCDLERDWDPFRLSEALNYHLKPAPIAITACTAVDAEWHARFSARQRQYLFRILCRRAPATHQKGLVWQVKQKLDVTAMREAAALLIGQHDFTTFRSTICQAESPVKTLDRLDVNEVDTPYGREIHFDVRARSFLHNQVRSFVGTLERVGAGSSTPQDVARALALRDRAACGPVCPPHGLYLAHVVYDRPPFEAERSI
- a CDS encoding YcjX family protein; amino-acid sequence: MVISTLADTVLRQIETVQNSVNETLFEPVIRIGVTGLARSGKTVFITSLVANLMNRGRMPHLAAAAEARIEAAFLQPQPDDTVPRFDFEAHLSDLTGPKPRWPDSTRAVSELRLSLRVRRAGLLAGLQGPRTIHLDIIDYPGEWLLDLALLDKDYATWSQETLARAAERPQAQAYLAQSAAVAADAKLDEPLAKALAAGFTDYLNVARLAGYYDCSPGRFLLPGDLEGSPVLTFAPLTGDGTNARGSLRREMARRFEAYKRAVVRPFFRDHFARIDRQVVLVDALGAIHKGPRAVEDMRGAMADILGAFRPGRNAFLTQLFAGKRVEKILFAATKADHLHHKQHDKLTAIIDALVRDARNKAQFAGAQTQAMAIASLRATTEETVTHAGQTLDVVRGQLLETGKQAAFYPGDLPGDPARVLTPAREGAESWLDDDYRVMNFAPSVLSLRPGDGPPHIRLDQAAQFLLGDRL